In Clostridia bacterium, one DNA window encodes the following:
- the hypA gene encoding hydrogenase maturation nickel metallochaperone HypA, whose product MHELSLTAELLKLLKRDAQQKDIKRIRKVKLVIGAMTSVLPSALEFSFYALKEGPLFEGAQLEIEERPGRGHCQDCLAEVVLDNWYIMCPSCGSRRVSIDQGRELYIDFYEGE is encoded by the coding sequence ATGCATGAACTGTCCCTTACGGCTGAGTTATTAAAGCTATTGAAACGCGATGCCCAACAGAAAGATATAAAGCGCATACGGAAAGTTAAGCTGGTGATAGGGGCCATGACCTCGGTTTTACCGTCTGCCCTGGAGTTTTCTTTTTACGCGCTTAAAGAAGGACCGTTGTTTGAGGGAGCCCAATTGGAGATAGAGGAAAGGCCCGGGCGGGGACATTGCCAGGATTGCCTGGCGGAAGTTGTTCTGGATAACTGGTATATTATGTGCCCTTCCTGCGGGTCGAGGAGGGTTTCTATAGATCAAGGAAGAGAGCTTTATATTGATTTCTATGAGGGCGAATGA
- the bioB gene encoding biotin synthase BioB: MWEKIREKVLLGEGLSREEAYYLAGWPQEKWGDLLYLSRQVRERFGGREVELCAIINARSGLCSEDCCFCAQSSRYKTGVEVYPLIDAPKALEKARRIEALGVKRFALVTSGKGLGERDFKKVLEIYRVLRAETRLELCASLGIIDEGKARRLKEVGVTTYHHNLETGRSYFPQICTTHTFEERVATIRAARAAGLNVCSGGIIGLGETMAHRLEMIFELRELGVRSVPVNILNPIPGTPLADQERLPVEEILKTLALFRLIIPQAVFRLCGGREPGLGEKQKEALAVAINGLMVGNYLTTRGNEIREDLDMIAAAGLRVG, from the coding sequence ATGTGGGAGAAGATCAGAGAAAAGGTCCTTTTGGGAGAAGGCTTATCCCGGGAAGAAGCGTATTACCTGGCTGGATGGCCACAGGAAAAATGGGGGGACCTTCTTTATCTTTCTCGCCAAGTCCGGGAACGTTTCGGAGGCAGGGAGGTGGAGCTGTGCGCCATCATCAACGCCCGTTCGGGCTTGTGCAGCGAGGATTGCTGTTTTTGCGCCCAGTCTTCCCGTTATAAAACTGGCGTGGAGGTGTACCCCCTCATTGATGCGCCCAAAGCCCTGGAAAAGGCCCGGCGCATAGAAGCCCTTGGAGTGAAACGTTTTGCCCTGGTTACCAGCGGTAAGGGCCTTGGGGAAAGGGACTTTAAGAAGGTGCTGGAAATATACCGGGTCCTGCGGGCCGAGACGCGCCTTGAGCTGTGCGCTTCCCTGGGTATCATTGACGAAGGGAAGGCCCGGCGTTTGAAGGAGGTAGGGGTCACCACCTACCACCATAACCTGGAAACCGGCCGGAGCTACTTCCCCCAGATCTGTACCACCCATACCTTTGAAGAAAGGGTGGCTACTATCCGGGCGGCCCGGGCCGCGGGGTTAAATGTATGCTCCGGCGGGATCATCGGGCTGGGGGAAACTATGGCCCATAGGCTGGAAATGATCTTTGAGCTACGGGAACTGGGAGTACGGTCGGTGCCGGTCAATATCTTAAACCCCATTCCCGGCACACCCTTGGCCGATCAAGAGCGCCTCCCGGTGGAGGAGATCCTCAAAACCCTGGCTCTTTTCCGCCTCATCATTCCCCAGGCCGTTTTCCGCCTCTGCGGTGGGCGGGAGCCAGGGCTGGGAGAGAAGCAAAAGGAAGCCTTGGCGGTGGCTATAAACGGTTTGATGGTGGGCAACTATCTTACCACCCGGGGCAACGAGATCCGGGAAGATCTGGACATGATTGCCGCGGCGGGGTTGAGGGTGGGCTGA